CTGGCCCGGGCTGCTGAGGAgcagaaggagcaggaggagcagctgaagaggagggagcaggagctggcggagagagagattgacatCGTGGAGCGGGAGCTCAACATCATCATCCACCAGATGTACCAGGAGAAGCCCCGGGTCAAGAAGCGCAAGGGACACTTCAAGAAGAGCAGGCTTCTAAAGCTGGGCCGAGACAGCAACTCCATCAGTCTGCCCTCTGGTGGGTGGGAGTGGGACCTGCACCCCCAGAATTTATTATTTGTTGATGTCACATCAGTGTTAGGTTTAAATAGCTTTTACACTCCACTTATGTGAATTTGAATGGGTCTGTGACGCatgtcctatgtgtgtgtctgcaggtttTGAGCACAAGATCACTGTGCAGGCGTCGCCCAGTGTGGACAAGAGGAAGCTGCAGGGCAGCGAGAGCACCACCCCTCCCGCCAGCCCCGGGGTCATCCCCCGCCTCCGCGCCATACGACGTACGTACATACTTAGATTTGTTTTCAAACTCACTTTAGGGGGGAGGGTTACAATGGGGGGATTTTTGGAGGGTGAGTCGAACCAAGTTCACCCAGATAGATGTTTGATTCCTGAGTACTGACTCTGATCTCGCCGTTGTTATAACTATGTTCTACCCTTGTATTAAACATCACTGCTTCCCCCAGTGACGCCCAGTGATGGCAGTAAGACCTGGGGGCGGAGCTCTGCATGTAAGAAGGAGGAGCTCGCCACCAGTAAGAAGAAGGGGCGGACTTGGGGCCCAAGCTCCacccaccagagagagagggtcggaGGGGAGGACAAGTAGGTGGACAGACTCTGAACTTTAATTACACATTTCACCAACATATAGATTTACATGTTCTCTCATCTGGACCTTCTCTGTAATCTAGACAATTTCAGATGAATTATGTGTGATTTGGAAAGGTACATCACGGTTTTAGCTACTAAGTTTTAAAACTTGTTACGGTATTTAGCTACAACCTTGTTCTATATGTCACCCCCTGCAGGTTGAAGTCTCTAGGTGAAGGCTGCAAGGTGTGGTCCTCTAGCGCCCCTAACTTGGGCAAGTCCCCCAAACATGCCCCCATGACGGCAGGTTTCTCCAGCCTCAATGAGATGGGTCAGTTATacatcctgtctcctctcaagactatcacctcctccctcctccctcctccctcctccctcctccctcctccctcctccctcctccctccaccccttccttctcatcattaaaaagcttgacCAAGTATTTATTAACATTAGCAATCATAACACAGATTGATTTCATATGTTCATTATCTTGTTCtcttgtttctttctctttcttcatctccaTCCCTCGCTCTCTGACAGAGGAGTGCGGTGAGCTGGAGGACTCTCCGGGCTCTCTGCCCAACACAGAGTCAAGTAGTAATGGAGCGGTGGACGATGGGGGCTCCTTGTGGAGCATGGGCGCCCCAGGGACagggcctggtcctggggcaTGTCTGGGGCCTGGGGTCCTGGggcctggaggtctgggggcCCAAGTGGGCTACCAGGACTCCCTGAGGCGCTGTAGCCAGAGGAAGAAGAGTGATGTCCTGCTGCTGGGCTGTGCCTCTCTGCTGGCCTCTGTAGCTCTGGGACAAGACCTGCTGCAGCTGGGGAGGCTACAggtagggatggatggagggatggaagagatgAAAGACAGAATGGAGAGATAGTTAAAGGGAGTTGTAGGGGGGATAAAAATGATGAAGCCCACCCGTATTCCCCTGCACGCTGACACACGTCaagctgttgttgttattgttattgttgttgttgagccATGTTTCCGTCTGCCCAGATGCTCCAGGACGAGCAGGACCAGgagcagaggaagaagaaggaggggcTCTTCCAGCGGACGGGACGCTTCCGCCGCAgcacctcccctcccagccgcacgctctccctctccctcacccgccACTACGACTCCGCCCTGGCCTGCAtggacccctccccctccgtcaccctcctctccctctcctccctctccgacTGCAACTCCACcaaatccctcctcccctctgacccCGACGACTACCCCGTCACCCCGGGCGTGGGCCTGGGCCCGCCCTTGGCCCCGCCCGCCCCCGCCCTCAACCCGCTGCTCGACCTGCGGGCGGAGAGCTTCAAGAGGGAGCCCAACCAGTCCCTGACGCCTACACACGTCTCCGCCACCATGGCACTGAACCGGGGCCACAGACGCACGCCCTCAGACGGAGCGATACGCCCGCGGGCACAGACGCTGGGGCACCGGAGGACCCCCTCGGACGGCAGCATGCCCCTCCCACCCCCGCCGGGCGCGgcagccccccccctcgtccctcgcacaggtgagaggaggatgTAGGAGGTCCCAGGTCTGAGAGTGTTGCCACAGAAGTTCTTCTGGGTTTGACGCCTTCATGCTTCCTGCCTTGCACTTCGGCTGCTTCCTGTCTTCTCTGTTCTTCTAAATATCTCTCTTCtggtcctccctctccatctcccccttcctctctctctctaaatctccccctccctcactccctttgctctccctctctctacctccatctcgctctccctctctctccttgtctctacttctctctcgttccatctccccatccctctcccatccctctcccctccctccctccctccctcccaggtctGAGGGAGACCCAGGACATCCTTCGACTCCCGGATCCCTTCGCAGTCTTCCCTACCGTCCTCCGTCGcaaagccccccctccccccctccccctcccactcccaatccccctcccactcccggTCCCCATCTCCGACCCCCTCCTCAGcgaccccctctccacccccagccccctggaAAGACCCAAAACACTGGAGTTCgcgcccagacccagacccaccccGGTGCGGGTCCGCCCAGACCCCTGGAAGCTAGCCTCCCTGTCCCGGACCCTGAGCTCATCCCCGGGCAGTAGCTGCGACAGCCCCCTCGGGTCTGGAGACAGTGGTACCAGCGCCACCCGACCCAACCTGATGGACATGGACATGGAGGGCCAGACCAAGGACAGCACCGTGCCGCTGTGTGGACAGCTGCAGCCAGCCACGCTCTGCGGACAGCAGTACTCATAGCAGGGGCCCCTGGGTACGAGCACGCTGCGGACTAGCGCACTGCAAGTACACTGAAGTCAGTCAAGACTACAGACAGTATTCACTTGACTGTATCTGTACACTAACAAGTGTGCAAGTACACAGGTCTTCATGTGAAGTGTACTAGCTCCCAGATAGCATGCTCAGTTATGCACTAGTGTGGGACACTACCAATGCCCACTCCCAATCCTGAAAAGGTGTGTGCAGGGCCCACTCTGCTGTCCTAGGCCCAGATTCCCCCCCTTAAGCACTTagggtccatccatccatccatctatcctccCCCTTCATCTACTGGTGTGGTAGTCACTCAGCCTCTGTGgctatctttctctcacttcatttccccttatctctctctggttctttcACTGTATCTGTATTGTCTCAGCACTGCTCTCTtacagcctctctcttcctctgcgcttctctctctctcaccaatggTCTCTCTTTTCACCCTTTCATCCTCACCAGTCACAACAGCCATCTCTCAGCCCTGTGCCCCCTCCCTGAACTTGTCCTAACACCTGGAGGAGAGCTCTCCAGGAACCCCACCTCTCACCTCAGGGTTGGTCTTCTTCTATACACTAACCCCCCTCAGGAATTGTGGACTGTACCAACACTCTTACAGCTGGGGGGGTCCATTCATATTGAAGTTTTGCACGCTCATATATTTTGTCTCCCCTAGTCCCCCCCTCTTGCAAGTGGATCATCTCATCTCTTGTTTCTAGTACATTTAGTCAGGTACTGTAGGTAGGataacacacactctgatcCAGAGACAAATTTTCCGAAGGTaatctctcccacctccctctcctctctattgcGCTTTCTtcagtccctcctcctccttccccggcCACAATGagacttcctgtcagacagggggTTGGTCTATCCTGATGTAGCAGTGTAGCCCTGCCTGTCACTGAGAACTCCTTAGCCTGGTGGTGGATTTTTGGCCAACAATGGTTGTTCACATCCCACCTGTTACACCGACACCCCCTGACCTAACCCCTACACCCTCATCCACCTGGGAAACAGGATATTGAACAAGGAAGCCATTTCAACTCTAAAGCACAACTgactggaggacaggaagaaggcTTTCCCCTGGAAGACTGGACGACAGGAAGTTGATTAATTTCCTCAAAGCTTGCACCATTCCTGCCACAACAACCAGTTAGAGACAATTTGCTCTTATTGGTTTggcaatgtgtgtgttggtgaatgtgtgtatgtgtgtgtgtgtattagagacTGTATCACTGGAGAAGAGAACGATGCGTCTCTCTCTGGAACAAACCATTCAAACTTCCATTCTCTGACTGTTGCTACAACTCTGTTTGGAAATATTTAGAAGTTCTCCAGATGTtacccagacgttccacacatgTTCCTCACACGTTCCTCAGTCCTGGACATTCCGCCCGACAACCAGCCTAGCGGAAGAAGGACCATGACGGGAATCAAGACTCATGTATCCTCTCGCAATAAACAGTGAATCAACACTACCTACTTTTACATAAGGAAATCCCATATTTATCAATTGTGACTGTATGTCCTTCCTGTCTCAGTTTTCAGCATTCTGCATTACTGGGATGAAACAAACTGAGTCTTTGGTTGAATTAGCCATATTGTTATCAGTGTGTCTTTGTCATAGGAGAACGAACTGGCCGGTGCCAAGCTATGGTCGACCATTTATGAGACTCCCGTTTCCAAATAAGATACCACTTAAAGTGCAGTTAGTCAAGGCTACAGACAGTATTTACTTGACTGCAcaggtgtatgagtgtgtgtctgttgtgtgcgtgcatgtgtgtacgtgtgagtgtgtttgtttattgtaATTGTGCATTATGGGATGCTGACAATCCCATTGATCCTGAGGGGGCGTCAGAATCCCCCCTGCTTCTCCTCGTGTGGTCAAGGACACTCAGATTATTTATTATTGAAAATATTGTTACTATTGAAAAAATATGATTAATTATTGTTATTACAACTATTTCAATGGAATATCTGTATATATTTGTTATTATAACAACAGACCAAACAAGAAAAACCAAGCAAACTACTGATGTGTACAGTTACTACAACTGTCTCCAGTCCCAACC
The genomic region above belongs to Osmerus eperlanus chromosome 11, fOsmEpe2.1, whole genome shotgun sequence and contains:
- the map3k10 gene encoding mitogen-activated protein kinase kinase kinase 10 — protein: MDPGRESSKSRPTELLSLRTAMEPYPRASSTTNPLPCSSCGGRCDTPPPGFYLSAPPQPPPFSLSMAPPPPMCAAPAVGVENGASWNSSTLSSSSSLDTHPSRQGGSTNPYWTAVFDYEATADEELTLHRGDLLEVLSKDSKVSGDEGWWTGKIQDKVGIFPSNYVTRREGVNYPQLTPGGPGGVGVGECPLEIDFMELVLEEVIGAGGFGKVYKGVWREEEVAVKAARQDPDEDISATAESVRQEARLFWMLRHPNIISLRGVCLREPNLCLVMEYARGGALNRALAWKKVPPRVLVNWAVQIATGMDYLHNQTFVPVIHRDLKSSNILILEPVEMDDLWGKTLKITDFGLAREWHQTTKMSAAGTYAWMAPEVIKLSLFSKSSDVWSFGVLLWELLTGEVPYREIDALAVAYGVAMNKLTLPVPSTCPEPFALLLAECWSPNPHSRPSFGSILTRLLAIEQSSMFQMPLESFHSLQEDWRLEIQQMFDELRAKEKELRSWEEALARAAEEQKEQEEQLKRREQELAEREIDIVERELNIIIHQMYQEKPRVKKRKGHFKKSRLLKLGRDSNSISLPSGFEHKITVQASPSVDKRKLQGSESTTPPASPGVIPRLRAIRLTPSDGSKTWGRSSACKKEELATSKKKGRTWGPSSTHQRERVGGEDKLKSLGEGCKVWSSSAPNLGKSPKHAPMTAGFSSLNEMEECGELEDSPGSLPNTESSSNGAVDDGGSLWSMGAPGTGPGPGACLGPGVLGPGGLGAQVGYQDSLRRCSQRKKSDVLLLGCASLLASVALGQDLLQLGRLQMLQDEQDQEQRKKKEGLFQRTGRFRRSTSPPSRTLSLSLTRHYDSALACMDPSPSVTLLSLSSLSDCNSTKSLLPSDPDDYPVTPGVGLGPPLAPPAPALNPLLDLRAESFKREPNQSLTPTHVSATMALNRGHRRTPSDGAIRPRAQTLGHRRTPSDGSMPLPPPPGAAAPPLVPRTGLRETQDILRLPDPFAVFPTVLRRKAPPPPLPLPLPIPLPLPVPISDPLLSDPLSTPSPLERPKTLEFAPRPRPTPVRVRPDPWKLASLSRTLSSSPGSSCDSPLGSGDSGTSATRPNLMDMDMEGQTKDSTVPLCGQLQPATLCGQQYS